A window of the Butyricimonas virosa genome harbors these coding sequences:
- a CDS encoding helix-turn-helix domain-containing protein, giving the protein MKDVSLYESFLAELRKKIPQGAKLTNTLVDMLYIEREAVYRRLRGEVPFTFMEVMTIAKELGISLDNLTETDTCKSRPFQLKLVEYANPLDADFRMMQDFVEIFACAENEPDWEAGFSTNTLPQSFCCYYPGITRFYLFKWLYQYSNVDTVKPFREVVINDRLARIQQDFLHGMRCVKSSFYILDHLVFHYLVTDMLFFASINLITPEELKELQEELILLLEKLERFTAKGRHEDTGNEMYIYLSNINLDTGYCYFGSPNYRLSMLKAFTLNVISSFDLEMFNRLKSWMNSLKRSSTLITVSGEKERVRFFNDQYRLVLGMTNTV; this is encoded by the coding sequence ATGAAAGATGTTTCACTGTATGAAAGTTTCCTGGCGGAATTGCGAAAGAAAATACCGCAAGGGGCTAAGTTGACAAATACTTTGGTTGATATGTTGTATATCGAACGGGAAGCGGTTTATCGCCGGTTACGCGGCGAGGTCCCGTTCACGTTTATGGAGGTTATGACTATCGCCAAGGAGTTGGGAATTTCTCTGGATAATCTGACGGAAACGGATACATGTAAGAGTCGTCCGTTTCAATTGAAATTGGTGGAGTATGCGAACCCGCTTGATGCAGATTTTCGGATGATGCAGGATTTCGTCGAGATATTCGCTTGTGCGGAGAATGAACCGGACTGGGAGGCCGGTTTCTCGACGAACACTCTTCCCCAATCTTTTTGCTGTTATTATCCCGGTATCACGCGTTTTTATTTATTTAAATGGTTATATCAATATAGCAACGTGGATACGGTGAAACCTTTCCGGGAAGTAGTGATTAACGATCGCTTGGCTAGAATTCAACAGGACTTTTTACACGGGATGCGGTGTGTTAAATCCTCTTTTTATATTCTTGATCATCTGGTGTTTCATTATCTGGTGACGGATATGTTGTTCTTTGCCAGTATTAACTTGATCACACCCGAGGAGTTGAAGGAGTTGCAGGAAGAGTTGATTCTGCTACTAGAGAAGTTGGAGCGTTTTACGGCTAAAGGACGACATGAGGATACGGGGAACGAAATGTATATTTATCTGTCTAATATTAATCTTGATACGGGTTATTGTTATTTCGGTAGCCCGAATTATCGTTTAAGTATGTTGAAGGCATTCACACTGAACGTAATATCATCTTTTGACTTGGAGATGTTCAACCGGTTGAAAAGCTGGATGAATTCGTTGAAGCGTTCGTCCACGCTGATCACGGTGAGCGGGGAGAAAGAGCGTGTGCGTTTTTTTAATGACCAGTACCGTTTGGTGCTGGGTATGACGAACACGGTCTGA
- a CDS encoding alpha/beta hydrolase, giving the protein MDTFYEEDILGEGFQRTTLSLRDDYEGSAVATLVRRLSDTGNGRSVLYIHGFNDYFFQREMACRLNERSFHFYALDLRKYGRSWLSHQKFNDIRDIRVYFEEITLALQMIREEGSRTTVLLGHSTGGLIVTLYAKEHGDSSLFDGIMLNSPFFDFNKSWFVKKCIPFASLVGGFLPGIKITGGFTEQYGKFLHRGSRGEWEYNLAWKPHVAPRINLGWVRAIHKAQRELRQPFEVRKPLLVLHSERSVSNFSDEEQVQSRDAILNVRDIQQVARNIRGQVEIVSVLGGLHDLVLSCKEVRGKVYQIMFDWLERQNGTNDRNCLG; this is encoded by the coding sequence ATGGACACTTTTTACGAGGAAGATATATTGGGCGAGGGGTTTCAACGAACGACACTTTCTTTACGGGATGATTACGAGGGATCGGCTGTTGCCACGCTTGTTCGCCGTTTGTCGGATACGGGGAACGGTCGGTCGGTGCTTTATATTCACGGTTTTAATGATTATTTTTTTCAGCGGGAAATGGCTTGTCGTTTGAATGAACGGAGTTTCCATTTTTACGCACTGGATTTGCGAAAATACGGGCGTTCGTGGTTATCTCATCAAAAGTTTAATGACATCCGGGATATTCGGGTTTATTTTGAGGAGATTACACTCGCTTTGCAAATGATCCGGGAGGAGGGAAGCCGGACAACCGTTTTGTTAGGACATTCCACGGGCGGATTGATTGTTACACTTTACGCTAAAGAACACGGGGATAGTTCCCTTTTTGACGGCATCATGTTGAACAGTCCTTTCTTTGATTTTAATAAAAGTTGGTTCGTGAAGAAGTGTATCCCGTTTGCCTCGCTAGTGGGAGGCTTTTTACCGGGGATAAAGATTACCGGAGGGTTCACGGAGCAATATGGTAAATTCCTGCACCGGGGTAGTCGGGGAGAGTGGGAGTATAATTTGGCTTGGAAACCGCATGTTGCACCCCGAATTAATTTGGGATGGGTTCGGGCTATTCATAAAGCACAACGGGAGTTGAGGCAACCTTTTGAAGTACGAAAACCCCTGCTGGTTTTACATTCGGAGAGATCTGTCTCGAATTTCTCGGACGAGGAACAGGTGCAGTCCCGCGATGCTATATTGAACGTGAGGGACATTCAGCAGGTAGCACGGAATATCCGGGGGCAGGTGGAGATCGTGTCGGTCTTGGGTGGTCTGCATGATTTGGTTCTATCCTGCAAGGAGGTCCGGGGAAAGGTCTATCAGATCATGTTTGACTGGCTAGAGCGTCAGAACGGGACAAATGATCGTAATTGTTTAGGTTAA
- a CDS encoding MATE family efflux transporter, whose translation MNFTSKQIWLINYPVMMSVLVEQLINITDAIFLGHVGETELGASAIAGMYYLSLYILGFGFSLGLQVMIARRNGEQRPAETGKVFFQGLLFLTTLAATLFGLSKIFTPFILQRLLTSPEIYEAVIQYLDWRTLGLLFAFPMLAFRAFFVGITRTRILTVSAVTLASMNVLLNYLLIFGTGKISAQGISGAAMASTISELGGLLVLVSYTRFKIDKQHYGLLAIFYKRLMGQLFRLSVWSMMHSFISVAPWFLFFILIEHLGTTQLAIANIIRSISTIFFVIVSSFSTTTGSLVSNLAGARERKQIMPLCRKIIRLGYILGIPLITIALLFPHTVMGIYTPDKQLVQLAFWPFVVMLSNYLLSLPAHIFCNAVSGTGATRAAFIYQCITIVIYLIYLFCIKQFGEVPLAVYWTSEHLYVLLLFLFSWFHLKRTNERIVKL comes from the coding sequence ATGAATTTTACAAGCAAACAAATCTGGCTCATCAACTATCCAGTGATGATGAGTGTGTTAGTCGAACAATTAATAAATATCACGGATGCCATATTCCTCGGACACGTCGGAGAAACTGAACTAGGAGCCTCCGCCATAGCAGGAATGTACTACCTTTCCCTTTACATACTGGGATTCGGGTTCAGTCTCGGCTTGCAAGTAATGATCGCCCGTCGAAACGGTGAACAACGTCCCGCGGAAACGGGAAAAGTATTCTTCCAAGGATTACTTTTTCTGACCACGCTCGCCGCCACGCTCTTCGGCCTGTCTAAAATATTCACCCCGTTCATTCTACAACGATTACTGACTTCCCCGGAAATATACGAGGCTGTTATACAATATCTGGACTGGCGAACTCTCGGCCTGCTTTTCGCCTTTCCGATGCTGGCCTTCCGGGCATTTTTCGTGGGAATCACCAGAACCCGCATACTCACCGTCTCTGCCGTCACTCTAGCAAGTATGAACGTGTTACTGAACTATCTGCTGATTTTCGGCACCGGGAAGATTTCCGCCCAGGGCATATCAGGTGCCGCTATGGCATCCACGATCTCCGAACTGGGAGGATTACTCGTGCTGGTCAGCTATACTCGTTTCAAAATAGACAAACAACATTACGGCCTCCTTGCCATTTTTTACAAACGACTCATGGGACAACTTTTCCGCCTATCCGTCTGGAGCATGATGCACTCCTTTATCAGTGTGGCACCCTGGTTCCTTTTCTTTATTCTCATCGAACATCTCGGTACCACGCAATTAGCAATTGCCAATATCATCCGGAGTATATCCACGATCTTCTTCGTCATCGTGAGTTCCTTTTCCACCACCACGGGATCACTCGTCAGTAACTTGGCGGGAGCCAGGGAAAGAAAACAAATCATGCCCTTGTGTCGGAAAATCATTCGTCTCGGCTACATTCTTGGCATCCCATTAATCACAATTGCCCTGTTATTTCCCCACACGGTCATGGGCATTTACACCCCGGACAAACAACTCGTGCAATTAGCCTTCTGGCCCTTTGTTGTTATGTTATCAAATTACCTTCTCTCCCTTCCCGCACATATATTCTGTAACGCCGTGTCGGGAACGGGTGCCACTCGTGCAGCATTTATCTATCAATGTATCACGATCGTCATATACCTCATTTATCTCTTTTGCATCAAGCAGTTCGGAGAAGTCCCGCTAGCAGTGTACTGGACATCGGAACATCTTTACGTACTCCTTCTTTTTCTTTTTTCATGGTTTCATCTAAAAAGAACAAACGAAAGAATCGTGAAACTATAA